In [Clostridium] cellulosi, one genomic interval encodes:
- a CDS encoding hypothetical protein (High confidence in function and specificity) — protein sequence MPSDFDYNPTLGKMYAQTFALNYNVPPEQRLFYYADGQDCTNFISQCVWAAYGGWIPGFTENIVKKNADRILNDVRQVRGIWYGSKSNIGSNRWCRVEEFFSYVTDTGKRLGPMAQQIAEGDWSSIDPGIILEGDVIQLVVTTYIPDRYGHGLYVTKSGPTWDDVLICCHTDDKLDEPLGWFAQFPDEYKKLRILRFTKGRFLN from the coding sequence ATGCCGAGTGATTTTGATTATAACCCGACCTTGGGAAAGATGTATGCGCAGACATTTGCACTTAATTATAATGTCCCGCCGGAACAGCGGCTGTTTTATTACGCGGACGGACAAGACTGCACAAACTTTATCAGCCAGTGCGTCTGGGCGGCTTACGGCGGATGGATACCCGGCTTTACTGAAAATATAGTAAAGAAAAATGCGGATCGCATATTAAACGATGTGCGGCAGGTAAGGGGCATATGGTACGGCTCAAAAAGCAATATAGGCTCGAACCGCTGGTGCAGAGTCGAGGAGTTCTTCAGTTATGTCACCGACACAGGAAAGCGGCTCGGCCCTATGGCGCAGCAGATTGCTGAGGGCGACTGGTCGAGCATTGACCCCGGGATAATACTTGAAGGTGATGTTATTCAGCTCGTAGTAACTACTTATATTCCCGACAGGTACGGGCACGGGCTTTATGTCACCAAAAGCGGCCCGACATGGGACGATGTGCTCATCTGCTGCCACACCGACGATAAGCTCGACGAGCCCCTCGGCTGGTTTGCGCAGTTCCCTGACGAATACAAGAAGTTAAGGATTTTGAGATTTACAAAGGGCAGATTCTTAAATTAA
- the bglB gene encoding Thermostable beta-glucosidase B (High confidence in function and specificity) — translation MEKDIKKLISQMTLEEKAAMLSGSDSWHTAAVDRLGIPSVMMADGPHGLRRETGVRGESYPATCFPTGSALACSWDRALITRLGSALADECRSQGISIILGPAVNIKRSPLCGRNFEYYSEDPYLSSQTASAYIKGVQSKGVGTSLKHFAANNKETDRMTTDTVVDERTLREIYLASFETAVIEAKPWTVMCAYNKLNGEFCSENRYLLTDILRKEWGFEGMVVSDWGAVNERDDGVLAGLDLEMPTSFGVNTQKIIDAVKSGKIPAEALDRAVGHVLSLVLKCIEAKKSFPHTKTFTDSEHHALAREIASQCMVLLKNDGTLPLKKTGRLAVIGQFAKKPRYQGGGSSHIHPTMLDIPLDEIKKSAPGLTVLYSDGYDLSDETGAPDPALIDEAVKTAESADAAVIFAGLPDSFESEGYDRRHMKMPDSHNALIEAVSKVQKNTVVVLFNGSPVEMPWIGSVSAVLEGYLCGQASGGAAADILFGDVNPSGKLAETFPKKLSDNPSYLNFPGEKPNYVEYREGIFVGYRYYEKKQIAPLFPFGHGLSYTTFEYRGIKTDKTEIGDGDTLTVQVTVANTGKRAGKETVQLYVRDVESSIMRPFKELRGFEKVELEPGEEKTVSFTLSKRDFAYYDTELNSFEVESGTFEILAGGSSADTPLCQTVVYHSGAVRKPKYNKLTQIGEIAKNPAATALLQEFLAKFGLNIDIKALSQWIYEMPLRNIYLTGINIPQEEFDNLIEKLNNL, via the coding sequence ATGGAAAAAGACATCAAAAAACTCATATCTCAGATGACGCTTGAAGAAAAAGCCGCAATGCTTTCCGGAAGCGACAGCTGGCATACGGCAGCGGTTGACAGGCTCGGCATACCGTCGGTTATGATGGCGGACGGCCCTCACGGATTGAGAAGGGAAACCGGAGTCCGGGGCGAAAGTTACCCTGCTACATGCTTTCCCACTGGAAGCGCGCTGGCCTGCTCATGGGACAGGGCGCTTATAACCCGCCTTGGCTCGGCACTGGCGGATGAGTGCCGCTCTCAGGGCATTTCTATTATTTTAGGCCCTGCTGTAAACATAAAGCGCTCGCCGTTGTGCGGACGCAATTTTGAGTATTATTCAGAAGACCCCTATCTTTCCTCACAGACCGCCTCTGCGTACATTAAAGGCGTTCAGTCGAAAGGCGTTGGAACGTCACTAAAGCATTTTGCTGCCAACAATAAAGAAACCGACCGGATGACCACCGACACCGTAGTAGATGAACGGACTCTCAGGGAAATCTATCTTGCGAGCTTTGAAACCGCCGTAATAGAAGCAAAGCCTTGGACGGTTATGTGCGCCTATAACAAATTAAACGGCGAATTCTGTTCAGAAAACCGGTACCTCCTTACAGATATTCTTCGTAAGGAGTGGGGCTTTGAGGGAATGGTGGTATCCGACTGGGGCGCAGTAAACGAGCGCGACGACGGTGTCCTCGCCGGCCTTGACCTTGAAATGCCGACAAGCTTTGGCGTCAACACACAGAAAATAATCGACGCCGTAAAAAGCGGCAAAATTCCGGCTGAAGCGCTCGACAGGGCGGTCGGGCATGTCCTGAGCCTGGTTTTGAAATGCATTGAGGCGAAAAAGTCTTTCCCGCATACAAAGACATTCACAGACAGCGAACATCACGCACTTGCCCGTGAAATCGCTTCGCAGTGCATGGTTCTGCTCAAAAATGACGGAACACTGCCGCTCAAAAAAACAGGACGCCTTGCGGTCATCGGGCAGTTTGCCAAAAAACCGCGCTATCAGGGCGGCGGAAGCTCACACATTCACCCCACCATGCTGGATATCCCTCTCGATGAGATAAAGAAGTCCGCTCCCGGGCTGACCGTTCTATATTCCGACGGCTATGACTTAAGCGACGAAACCGGTGCTCCCGACCCTGCGCTCATAGATGAAGCGGTAAAAACGGCTGAATCGGCGGACGCCGCCGTTATATTTGCAGGGCTGCCGGATTCCTTTGAATCCGAGGGCTATGACCGCCGCCATATGAAGATGCCCGACAGCCACAACGCACTTATCGAGGCCGTTTCAAAGGTGCAGAAAAACACTGTTGTCGTGCTTTTTAACGGCTCACCGGTCGAGATGCCGTGGATAGGCTCGGTATCGGCGGTACTGGAGGGCTATCTCTGCGGTCAGGCCTCTGGAGGCGCCGCGGCGGATATCCTGTTCGGCGATGTCAACCCCAGCGGCAAGCTCGCTGAAACCTTCCCGAAAAAGCTCAGCGACAACCCGTCCTACCTCAACTTCCCCGGAGAGAAGCCTAACTATGTGGAATACCGCGAGGGCATCTTTGTCGGCTACCGCTACTATGAAAAGAAGCAGATTGCTCCCCTATTCCCGTTCGGGCACGGCCTTTCTTACACAACATTCGAATACAGAGGGATAAAGACCGATAAAACTGAAATCGGCGACGGCGATACGCTCACCGTTCAAGTGACAGTGGCTAACACGGGCAAAAGGGCGGGCAAAGAAACCGTCCAGCTCTATGTCCGGGACGTCGAAAGCAGCATAATGAGACCCTTCAAGGAGCTGCGCGGCTTTGAAAAAGTTGAACTTGAACCGGGAGAAGAAAAAACCGTCAGTTTCACCCTTTCAAAACGCGATTTCGCTTATTATGACACCGAGCTCAACAGTTTTGAAGTCGAGAGCGGTACTTTTGAAATCCTCGCCGGCGGTTCTTCCGCGGATACGCCTCTTTGTCAGACAGTAGTTTACCACAGCGGCGCTGTCAGAAAGCCAAAGTACAACAAATTGACGCAGATAGGAGAGATTGCGAAAAATCCTGCTGCTACCGCACTTTTGCAGGAGTTTTTGGCTAAATTCGGATTGAATATAGACATAAAAGCGCTTAGCCAATGGATTTACGAAATGCCGCTCAGGAATATTTACTTGACCGGAATAAATATTCCTCAGGAGGAATTCGACAACCTTATCGAAAAACTCAACAACCTATAA
- a CDS encoding hypothetical protein (Family membership), protein MGRRSIMSDKLKFEIAKELGVDDKVRREGWGSVSSRDCGNMVKKAIEIAERNIGQ, encoded by the coding sequence ATGGGTAGGCGTTCAATTATGAGCGATAAGCTTAAATTTGAAATTGCCAAAGAACTGGGCGTCGATGATAAAGTCAGAAGAGAAGGCTGGGGTTCCGTTTCAAGCCGTGACTGTGGTAACATGGTCAAAAAGGCGATTGAAATAGCGGAACGCAACATCGGACAATAG